A DNA window from Trichosurus vulpecula isolate mTriVul1 chromosome 2, mTriVul1.pri, whole genome shotgun sequence contains the following coding sequences:
- the P2RY6 gene encoding P2Y purinoceptor 6 isoform X2, which produces MEPGNETTTTTFGSPGSPPSCVFHENFKYVLLPVVYSVVLALGLPLNSYVIVQIWLSRKALTRTTIYMLNLAFADLLYTCSLPLLIYNYAQGDHWPFGDVSCRLVRFQFYTNLHGSILFLACISFQRYLGICHPLSTWHKRWGRGSAWLVCGAVWLVVSAQCLPTIAFAQTGIQRNRTVCYDLSPPSLSANYLPYGMALTVTGFVLPFSAVLACYVPLVRRLCQQGGPEGPAVAEKRGKAARMVVVVVAAFAISFLPFHVTKTAYLAVRSVPGVSCPVLQTFAAAYKGTRPFASANSVLDPILFYFTQKKFRQSPQQIWSKLSTKWHRGH; this is translated from the coding sequence ATGGAGCCAGGAAATGAGACAACCACGACGACGTTTGGCTCTCCAGGCTCCCCGCCCTCCTGTGTCTTCCATGAGAATTTCAAGTACGTGCTTCTGCCCGTGGTATATTCGGTGGTGCTGGCTCTGGGTCTGCCCCTGAACTCCTACGTCATCGTGCAGATCTGGCTGTCCCGAAAGGCACTGACCCGCACGACTATCTACATGCTGAACCTGGCCTTTGCAGACCTGCTGTATACCTGCTCCTTGCCTCTGCTCATCTACAACTACGCCCAGGGCGACCACTGGCCCTTTGGTGACGTCTCCTGCCGCCTGGTCCGTTTTCAATTCTACACCAACCTCCATGGCAGCATCCTCTTCCTGGCTTGCATTAGCTTCCAGCGCTACCTGGGTATATGCCACCCCTTGTCCACCTGGCACAAACGCTGGGGCCGTGGTTCAGCCTGGCTGGTTTGCGGGGCCGTGTGGCTGGTTGTCTCAGCCCAGTGCCTGCCCACAATCGCCTTTGCCCAGACAGGGATCCAACGGAACCGCACCGTCTGCTATGACTTGAGCCCTCCCAGCCTGTCTGCCAACTATCTGCCCTATGGCATGGCCCTCACTGTCACCGGCTTCGTGTTGCCCTTCAGCGCTGTGCTGGCTTGCTATGTGCCCCTCGTGCGCCGTCTCTGCCAGCAAGGTGGCCCCGAGGGGCCAGCTGTGGCTGAGAAGCGGGGGAAGGCAGCTCGcatggttgtggtggtggtagcagcctTCGCTATCAGCTTCCTACCGTTCCATGTTACCAAGACTGCCTACCTGGCTGTCCGATCAGTTCCTGGGGTTTCCTGCCCTGTCCTGCAGACCTTTGCCGCTGCCTACAAGGGCACGAGACCCTTCGCCAGTGCCAACAGTGTCCTTGACCCCATCCTCTTCTACTTTACTCAGAAGAAATTCCGCCAGAGCCCCCAGCAGATCTGGTCCAAGCTAAGCACTAAGTGGCATCGGGGACACTga
- the P2RY6 gene encoding P2Y purinoceptor 6 isoform X1 → MEGVGSLDLAWSFRATTGPLEMEPGNETTTTTFGSPGSPPSCVFHENFKYVLLPVVYSVVLALGLPLNSYVIVQIWLSRKALTRTTIYMLNLAFADLLYTCSLPLLIYNYAQGDHWPFGDVSCRLVRFQFYTNLHGSILFLACISFQRYLGICHPLSTWHKRWGRGSAWLVCGAVWLVVSAQCLPTIAFAQTGIQRNRTVCYDLSPPSLSANYLPYGMALTVTGFVLPFSAVLACYVPLVRRLCQQGGPEGPAVAEKRGKAARMVVVVVAAFAISFLPFHVTKTAYLAVRSVPGVSCPVLQTFAAAYKGTRPFASANSVLDPILFYFTQKKFRQSPQQIWSKLSTKWHRGH, encoded by the exons ATGGAAG GTGTAGGAAGCCTTGACCTTGCCTGGTCCTTCAGAGCCACAACAGGTCCCCTGGAAATGGAGCCAGGAAATGAGACAACCACGACGACGTTTGGCTCTCCAGGCTCCCCGCCCTCCTGTGTCTTCCATGAGAATTTCAAGTACGTGCTTCTGCCCGTGGTATATTCGGTGGTGCTGGCTCTGGGTCTGCCCCTGAACTCCTACGTCATCGTGCAGATCTGGCTGTCCCGAAAGGCACTGACCCGCACGACTATCTACATGCTGAACCTGGCCTTTGCAGACCTGCTGTATACCTGCTCCTTGCCTCTGCTCATCTACAACTACGCCCAGGGCGACCACTGGCCCTTTGGTGACGTCTCCTGCCGCCTGGTCCGTTTTCAATTCTACACCAACCTCCATGGCAGCATCCTCTTCCTGGCTTGCATTAGCTTCCAGCGCTACCTGGGTATATGCCACCCCTTGTCCACCTGGCACAAACGCTGGGGCCGTGGTTCAGCCTGGCTGGTTTGCGGGGCCGTGTGGCTGGTTGTCTCAGCCCAGTGCCTGCCCACAATCGCCTTTGCCCAGACAGGGATCCAACGGAACCGCACCGTCTGCTATGACTTGAGCCCTCCCAGCCTGTCTGCCAACTATCTGCCCTATGGCATGGCCCTCACTGTCACCGGCTTCGTGTTGCCCTTCAGCGCTGTGCTGGCTTGCTATGTGCCCCTCGTGCGCCGTCTCTGCCAGCAAGGTGGCCCCGAGGGGCCAGCTGTGGCTGAGAAGCGGGGGAAGGCAGCTCGcatggttgtggtggtggtagcagcctTCGCTATCAGCTTCCTACCGTTCCATGTTACCAAGACTGCCTACCTGGCTGTCCGATCAGTTCCTGGGGTTTCCTGCCCTGTCCTGCAGACCTTTGCCGCTGCCTACAAGGGCACGAGACCCTTCGCCAGTGCCAACAGTGTCCTTGACCCCATCCTCTTCTACTTTACTCAGAAGAAATTCCGCCAGAGCCCCCAGCAGATCTGGTCCAAGCTAAGCACTAAGTGGCATCGGGGACACTga